The following proteins come from a genomic window of Nitrospirota bacterium:
- the rplQ gene encoding 50S ribosomal protein L17 — MRHKVSGRGFGRNANQRKALLRGLVTSLLEHLKIETTTAKAKEAKRFAEKIITLGKKGDLHSRRLALSRIPNITIITKLFNEIGPKLSGRQSGYLRVIKSRVRPGDNSDMAVLEFVDYDSMVEKKEKKGKKEDKAKKEENKSPEVKARTPKKENKKAEKG, encoded by the coding sequence TTGCGTCATAAAGTATCGGGCAGGGGATTCGGCAGGAATGCAAACCAGCGGAAGGCGCTTTTAAGAGGGCTTGTCACTTCCCTGCTGGAGCACCTTAAAATAGAAACTACAACGGCAAAGGCTAAAGAAGCTAAAAGGTTTGCCGAGAAAATAATTACGCTCGGTAAAAAGGGCGACCTGCATTCAAGAAGGCTTGCGCTTTCCAGAATTCCCAACATAACTATAATCACAAAACTTTTCAATGAAATTGGCCCTAAACTTTCCGGCCGGCAGAGCGGCTACCTCAGAGTTATAAAAAGCAGGGTCAGGCCTGGTGATAATTCAGACATGGCGGTGCTTGAGTTTGTGGATTACGATTCCATGGTTGAGAAAAAAGAGAAAAAGGGCAAAAAAGAAGACAAGGCTAAAAAGGAAGAAAATAAAAGCCCGGAAGTAAAAGCAAGAACTCCGAAAAAGGAAAATAAAAAGGCAGAGAAGGGATAA
- a CDS encoding ArsR family transcriptional regulator, with amino-acid sequence MKVKKIDIGIKGLKESLKDFAETWKKLESGKKVKKEEGIYFDSIDTMRAVLTNKRLQILKMIRELKPSSVYELAKILGRDLKNVNQDLKLLSDIGLVTLEKTETDKKRVVPHVDYTKILLEIPV; translated from the coding sequence ATGAAAGTAAAAAAAATAGACATAGGCATAAAAGGACTAAAGGAAAGCCTGAAAGATTTTGCAGAAACATGGAAAAAGCTGGAGTCAGGCAAAAAGGTCAAGAAAGAAGAAGGGATATATTTTGATTCCATAGACACCATGAGGGCGGTTCTCACAAATAAACGGCTTCAAATTCTCAAGATGATAAGGGAGCTAAAACCTTCTTCAGTTTATGAACTTGCAAAGATTTTGGGGAGAGACCTGAAAAATGTCAATCAGGACTTAAAGCTGCTTTCTGATATAGGGTTAGTTACGCTTGAAAAAACTGAGACCGATAAAAAACGGGTGGTTCCTCATGTTGATTACACAAAAATTTTACTGGAAATCCCGGTATAA
- a CDS encoding DNA-directed RNA polymerase subunit alpha — protein MDLRKKGFQLPEKINFDPETLTGTYGRLYAEAFERGFGTTIGNALRRVLLSSIEGAAVTSVKIGNVLHEFSTVRGVKEDIVDIVLNVKQLRFKMYTDVPQVVSIKVKGPMDVKGKDIITGPHLEVLTPQLHIATLDKDVDFRMELTVKRGKGFCSSEKNKEEDQSADVIVVDSIFTPIRKVNFWVEGARVGRATDYDRLIMEIWTDGSITPQRAITQASNILSDYISLFSIEEESEEMLAESDAMGAGSDAPPVFNENLLRSVDELELSVRSANCLKNVNIHTIADLVQKSEQEMLRTKNFGRKSLNEIKEVIVAMGLNFNMRVDTDAMQKALQKRQGGG, from the coding sequence ATGGATTTAAGAAAAAAAGGCTTTCAACTGCCTGAGAAGATTAATTTTGACCCGGAGACGCTTACAGGCACATATGGAAGGCTTTACGCCGAGGCGTTTGAAAGAGGATTTGGAACCACCATCGGTAATGCTTTGAGAAGGGTTTTGCTGTCTTCCATAGAGGGCGCCGCTGTTACCTCCGTTAAAATCGGCAATGTGCTTCATGAATTTTCCACCGTACGCGGAGTCAAGGAAGACATTGTTGATATAGTGCTGAATGTAAAACAGCTCAGGTTTAAAATGTATACCGACGTCCCTCAGGTTGTCTCAATAAAGGTAAAAGGGCCGATGGACGTAAAAGGCAAGGATATAATTACCGGACCGCATCTTGAGGTGCTTACGCCTCAATTGCACATAGCTACTCTTGATAAGGATGTAGACTTCAGAATGGAACTGACAGTGAAAAGGGGAAAAGGCTTCTGCTCCTCTGAAAAGAATAAAGAGGAAGATCAGTCTGCGGATGTTATTGTAGTGGACTCAATTTTTACTCCGATAAGAAAGGTTAACTTCTGGGTTGAGGGGGCGAGGGTCGGCCGTGCGACAGACTATGACAGGCTTATTATGGAGATATGGACTGACGGCAGTATTACCCCGCAAAGGGCGATTACCCAAGCATCAAACATACTCAGCGATTACATTTCACTATTTTCAATAGAAGAAGAATCAGAGGAAATGCTTGCTGAATCAGATGCCATGGGCGCAGGCTCGGATGCTCCGCCTGTTTTCAATGAAAACCTCCTGAGGAGCGTTGATGAGCTTGAGCTTTCGGTGCGTTCTGCCAACTGTCTGAAAAATGTAAATATCCACACGATTGCCGACCTTGTACAGAAGTCGGAGCAGGAGATGCTCAGGACCAAAAATTTCGGAAGGAAATCCTTGAACGAGATAAAGGAAGTAATTGTGGCGATGGGGCTTAATTTTAATATGCGGGTAGACACGGATGCTATGCAGAAGGCATTGCAGAAGCGGCAGGGAGGAGGATAA